The genomic interval CTGGGACACGAGAGAGTCCTCACTATGGATAGCAAACTCTTTAATCTCAGGAATAGAAAATGCAGGGGGGAAACCTGTAAATTTAGGTTGCATACCGACACCTGTTTTGTCTTTCTGCACATCAGACTCTTTTGACGGTGGTGTTATGATAACAGCCTCTCACAACCCTTACACTGATAACGGAATTAAATTTTTTAACTATAAAGGCGAAAAAATTAGCGATGAAGTAGAAAATGAAATTACAAAAGAATTTTATAACTTTTTAGGAGAAATAAAACTATCTGAAAAAATAAAAAACATACTATTTATTGAGGAAAAAATTGTAAAAACATACCTTTCCCATATAAAAAACAAAATAGATTTAAGCAAAATAATAAAAACCTACCCTGTTGATTGCGCAAACGGGGCAACTTCCCTTTTCATAGAACTTGCACAAAAAACTCTAAACATTAAACTTAATCCATACAACACCAACCCTGATGGAAAAAACATAAACCTAAAATGTGGAGCTGCACAACCTGATTTTATTAAAAAAGAAAGTTTTGCCTTTGACGGTGACGGTGACAGAATTATGGGAAAAGACTTAAATGGAAATATAATCAATGGGGATATAATCCTTATGTTTTTAGCTGATAAACTGAATTTAGATAAACTTGTGGGAACTGTAATGACAAATATGGCTGTTGAATCTTTCTGCAAAGAGAGAAAAATAGAATTTTACAGGACAAAGGTTGGTGATAGGTTTGTAAAAGAAAAAATGAATGAAACAAATGCCAAATTGGGAGGGGAAACATCAGGGCATATAATCTTAACTGATTTAAACTCAACAGGAGACAGCTTTGCTGTTTACCTTAAAATACTTGAACTTCTCAATACTTTTAAAATAGACATTAATGATTTAACTAAAAAATACAGATTATTTCCCCAGAAAGTAATAAATATCCCTGTAAAAGAAAAAAAACCTTTTGAACAAATAAAAGGCTTTAAAAAATTAATGGAAAAATGTGAAATAATACTGGGAGATAAAGGCAGGATTTTTCCGAGATATTCGGGAACTGAAAACCTGTTGAGGATTCTCATCGAATGTCAGGCTGAAGATAGAGTAAATGAAGCACAAAAAATAATAAAAAACTTTTTTAAATAATATTGGAGGTAAAAATGACTAAATTAGGCGTTAATATTGATCATATTGCCACAGTGAGGG from Thermotomaculum hydrothermale carries:
- a CDS encoding phosphohexomutase domain-containing protein, encoding MKKIFGTDGIRGKAGEFPITPENIYKLGYLFVKITGYKNIAIGWDTRESSLWIANSLISGIENAGGKPVNLGCIPTPVLSFCTSDSFDGGVMITASHNPYTDNGIKFFNYKGEKISDEVENEITKEFYNFLGEIKLSEKIKNILFIEEKIVKTYLSHIKNKIDLSKIIKTYPVDCANGATSLFIELAQKTLNIKLNPYNTNPDGKNINLKCGAAQPDFIKKESFAFDGDGDRIMGKDLNGNIINGDIILMFLADKLNLDKLVGTVMTNMAVESFCKERKIEFYRTKVGDRFVKEKMNETNAKLGGETSGHIILTDLNSTGDSFAVYLKILELLNTFKIDINDLTKKYRLFPQKVINIPVKEKKPFEQIKGFKKLMEKCEIILGDKGRIFPRYSGTENLLRILIECQAEDRVNEAQKIIKNFFK